One window of Populus nigra chromosome 5, ddPopNigr1.1, whole genome shotgun sequence genomic DNA carries:
- the LOC133693875 gene encoding uncharacterized protein LOC133693875: protein MDSGNSGSMQSSSGGDEEYDSRPESLPAFLNASSQNFDPSLFSHHQPATIFDPSPALFHAFSQSQSITNPNSSMLNLDMVHSRGLRSDHSCTRLGINLPDSLSSSQSAPLGAQGSNQALPSSMQLRSVHDNGVRSSSPSDQTHGVARNPKKRTRASRRAPTTVLTTDTSNFRQMVQEFTGIPAPPFTGSSFTRRLDLFGPGSGLRSGHLEPIGSLYPLRPSAQKVHHQQTPLLSSSSPSFFNNDIVDGTNIASTSTTANNNNTITTATTSTFNPSSVNYQLSAHLGLHKQPQNLLNMQNQMLSIHPLLQPPAPPFQPLANVPGLGAKSQASFPLPSFEELGMGHGDGHVNAHLGGLTSHVTTEGMRLSSDGGQDHNLRSLDGNYGNMKRVNSCKLNYSSASSSGFHHDKVLENVSSRGAEGTVDSWICPSEFRVGDH, encoded by the coding sequence ATGGATTCCGGTAACAGTGGCAGTATGCAATCCTCTAGTGGTGGTGATGAAGAGTATGACTCAAGACCAGAGTCACTCCCAGCTTTCTTGAATGCTTCTAGCCAAAACTTTGATCCTTCTCTTTTTTCACACCACCAACCAGCCACTATTTTTGATCCTTCACCAGCTCTCTTCCATGCTTTCTCTCAATCTCAATCAATCACAAATCCCAATTCTTCTATGCTAAATCTGGACATGGTTCATTCACGAGGCCTGAGATCTGACCACAGTTGCACTCGGCTTGGTATCAACTTACCAGACTCATTATCATCAAGCCAATCGGCACCTCTGGGTgctcaaggatcaaatcaagcTCTACCTTCATCCATGCAATTGCGATCGGTTCATGATAATGGAGTGCGCTCTTCTTCACCGTCAGATCAAACACATGGGGTAGCCAGAAACCCCAAGAAAAGAACAAGGGCATCAAGAAGGGCACCCACTACAGTTCTCACGACAGACACGTCCAATTTCAGACAAATGGTGCAAGAATTCACAGGGATCCCAGCACCACCCTTTACAGGCTCATCGTTTACTCGTAGGCTCGATCTTTTTGGTCCTGGATCGGGATTGAGGTCTGGTCATTTGGAACCAATAGGGTCACTTTACCCTCTACGTCCCTCAGCTCAAAAGGTTCATCATCAGCAAACCCcacttttatcttcttcttctccttcatttttTAACAATGATATTGTGGATGGCACTAATATTGCTAGTACCAGTACTACTGCTAACAATAACAATACTATTACCACAGCCACAACTAGTACTTTCAATCCCAGTTCTGTTAACTACCAACTGTCTGCTCATTTAGGCCTACACAAACAACCTCAAAATCTGCTAAACATGCAAAATCAAATGCTTTCAATCCATCCACTTCTACAGCCTCCTGCTCCTCCTTTTCAACCTTTAGCTAATGTGCCTGGTTTAGGTGCAAAGTCTCAAGCAAGTTTTCCTTTACCTTCCTTTGAGGAATTGGGTATGGGCCATGGAGATGGACATGTTAATGCACATCTTGGTGGGCTAACAAGTCATGTAACAACAGAAGGGATGAGATTATCGAGTGATGGGGGTCAAGATCATAACTTGAGGTCTTTGGACGGGAATTATGGCAATATGAAACGTGTTAATAGCTGCAAGTTGAATTACTCATCAGCTTCTTCATCAGGTTTTCACCATGACAAGGTTTTAGAGAACGTTTCTTCAAGAGGTGCTGAAGGTACAGTTGATTCATGGATTTGTCCTTCAGAGTTCAGAGTAGGGGATCATTAA